A genomic stretch from Candidatus Thioglobus sp. includes:
- the ccoG gene encoding cytochrome c oxidase accessory protein CcoG, translating into MSDNKIQLENLYEEGGHWVQNLGDETIHAKRMGGKFRNLKWLAMIVWAPFFIGPYITWNDKQAILFDTEHRQYHLFDITIFPQDIWMLTMVLLFLAILLAAMTTVLGRVFCGYFCFQTVWTDIFSWVETKVEGPPLKRRKLDKSPMSFFKLKVKFIKHTIWMSIALVSGVTWMLYFGVSWADYFNANISVTTLTITVVITLGAYIFAGFMREQTCLWVCPYARIQGAMVDSQSIMPTYDHYRGESRGKLKKGDFVDGNGDCIDCHQCVAVCPTGVDIRKGQEYGCITCGLCIDACDVVMEKVGKPTGLIRYTSLAEMKFNQEPKSLYKRPRVIVYSLILVSALSILTYGMSSLASIDLKVLHDRQPLFVKLSDGSIRNKYELKVMNKTDKDMQVDISFKSPIKGLKSKDTLDTVMIPTGNVKSIYVYLSAYENNVGDDYEVTFVVKGEKSILEYKTSFFTPRSMR; encoded by the coding sequence ATGAGCGATAATAAGATTCAACTTGAAAATTTGTATGAGGAAGGCGGCCATTGGGTTCAAAACCTAGGTGATGAAACAATTCATGCAAAGCGAATGGGTGGAAAATTTCGCAATCTTAAGTGGTTAGCGATGATAGTTTGGGCGCCTTTCTTTATAGGCCCATATATAACTTGGAATGATAAGCAAGCTATTTTGTTTGACACGGAGCATAGACAATATCACCTATTTGATATTACTATCTTTCCACAAGATATTTGGATGCTCACTATGGTGCTGCTATTTTTAGCTATTTTACTAGCCGCCATGACCACTGTATTAGGTCGCGTTTTTTGTGGCTACTTCTGCTTTCAAACAGTTTGGACTGATATTTTCAGTTGGGTAGAAACTAAAGTCGAAGGCCCTCCACTTAAACGACGTAAACTAGATAAATCACCAATGAGTTTTTTCAAGCTTAAGGTTAAATTTATTAAACATACCATCTGGATGTCAATCGCTCTAGTTTCAGGCGTGACTTGGATGTTGTATTTTGGCGTTAGTTGGGCAGATTATTTTAATGCAAACATCAGTGTAACTACCCTCACTATTACGGTAGTTATTACTTTAGGCGCTTATATTTTTGCAGGCTTTATGCGCGAGCAAACATGTCTATGGGTTTGTCCATATGCTCGAATCCAGGGTGCTATGGTAGACAGTCAAAGTATCATGCCAACTTATGATCACTACCGTGGTGAGAGTCGTGGCAAGCTTAAAAAGGGTGATTTTGTTGATGGTAATGGTGACTGTATTGATTGTCATCAGTGTGTCGCTGTTTGTCCAACGGGCGTTGACATTCGTAAAGGCCAAGAATATGGGTGTATCACATGTGGTTTGTGCATTGATGCCTGTGATGTGGTGATGGAGAAAGTAGGAAAGCCAACAGGCTTGATTCGCTACACTTCCTTAGCTGAAATGAAGTTTAATCAAGAACCAAAGTCTTTATATAAAAGACCAAGAGTTATTGTCTACAGCTTAATTTTAGTTTCTGCTTTATCCATTCTAACTTATGGCATGAGTTCATTGGCCTCGATAGACTTAAAAGTTTTGCATGATAGGCAGCCATTATTTGTCAAGTTATCAGATGGCTCTATTCGGAATAAATACGAACTTAAAGTGATGAATAAAACTGATAAAGATATGCAGGTCGACATTAGTTTTAAGAGTCCAATTAAAGGACTTAAGTCAAAAGATACGCTAGACACAGTTATGATCCCAACAGGTAATGTTAAATCTATTTATGTCTATCTATCTGCTTATGAAAATAATGTGGGCGATGATTATGAGGTAACATTTGTGGTTAAAGGTGAGAAATCTATATTAGAATACAAAACTTCATTTTTCACTCCGAGAAGCATGCGATGA
- a CDS encoding FixH family protein yields MTIQKSPIMMLMLVLFVALVGATVWRIITAIETHPGLVVADAYETGERYGNTLKKRDELIQQGWKLELTLPEIVTHGVKQTYRAISTKQDVRLNKADAIAYFYRPLEMKHDYSMPMIKTDDGAYQLETTLPLKGRWDLLVEISKGSFLQQNSARMFAQ; encoded by the coding sequence ATGACCATTCAAAAATCTCCAATTATGATGCTAATGCTAGTTTTGTTTGTTGCATTGGTTGGTGCGACAGTTTGGCGCATTATAACGGCAATAGAAACTCATCCAGGCTTGGTGGTGGCTGATGCCTACGAAACCGGTGAGCGTTATGGAAATACCTTAAAGAAGCGTGATGAGTTAATTCAGCAGGGCTGGAAATTAGAGCTGACATTACCTGAAATTGTTACTCATGGCGTTAAGCAAACCTATCGTGCTATCAGCACTAAACAAGACGTACGTCTTAATAAAGCCGACGCCATTGCTTATTTTTATAGACCTTTGGAAATGAAGCATGATTATTCAATGCCGATGATAAAAACCGATGATGGCGCCTACCAATTAGAGACGACACTCCCCCTTAAAGGGCGCTGGGATTTATTGGTTGAAATATCTAAAGGTAGCTTCTTGCAGCAAAATTCTGCACGGATGTTTGCTCAATAA
- a CDS encoding ATP-binding cassette domain-containing protein, which translates to MSEVLIHVDQVSLSHHGKSVLDQVSFDLKAGEFITLIGPNGAGKSSLIKILLGLIKPESGKVKKSSKIRLGYTPQKFIPNEFIPITVSGFLQLNQKTELAFLKDTAKLTGIESILKNELKSLSGGEMQRVLLARALLAKPNVLILDEPAQNLDVNGQMHLYKLIQDIHQQQGCAVLMVSHDLHRVMKESTQVLCLYHHICCMGQPDSILKDSQFNDLFADQMDELMATYEHHHNHCHED; encoded by the coding sequence ATGTCAGAAGTTCTCATCCATGTCGATCAAGTTAGTCTGAGCCATCATGGGAAATCAGTTCTCGATCAGGTTAGCTTTGATCTTAAAGCAGGTGAATTTATCACCTTGATTGGGCCAAATGGTGCTGGTAAAAGCTCTTTAATTAAAATTCTATTAGGTCTAATCAAACCGGAATCAGGCAAGGTTAAAAAATCAAGCAAAATTCGCCTAGGCTACACTCCACAAAAATTTATCCCTAACGAATTCATCCCTATTACGGTGAGTGGATTTTTACAGCTTAATCAAAAAACAGAGCTAGCGTTTCTAAAAGATACTGCAAAATTAACGGGTATTGAGTCGATCCTCAAGAATGAATTAAAAAGTTTATCGGGTGGTGAAATGCAACGTGTTTTGCTCGCAAGAGCTTTGTTGGCAAAGCCTAATGTGCTTATTCTGGATGAGCCTGCTCAGAATTTAGATGTTAATGGTCAGATGCATCTATACAAACTTATTCAGGATATTCATCAGCAACAGGGCTGTGCAGTATTGATGGTCTCGCATGACTTACACCGGGTGATGAAAGAGTCGACTCAGGTACTTTGTCTATATCACCATATTTGCTGCATGGGGCAGCCTGATTCGATTTTGAAAGACTCTCAGTTTAATGATTTATTTGCCGACCAAATGGATGAACTCATGGCAACCTATGAACATCACCACAATCATTGTCATGAAGATTAA
- the polA gene encoding DNA polymerase I — MSHKLILLDGSAFLFRAYFSTLKQNLSNQEGFPTGAIFGVVNAVKHLQRKFPEAKLIAIFDAKGKNFRHDIYPEYKAHRKPADQELIMQIEPLYEIIRAMGFHFMCVPGVEADDVIATLSRCADQNNIKTVIASGDKDLMQLVGDNISQLDMTGTTYNREGVIEKMGVAPEKILDLLALTGDSADNIPGVPSVGPKTAIKWLASYQDIDGIKNHADEIKGKVGEKLRDNFDLLDLSHRLVSLKFDVDLPCNILESEPGEDSVKLADLYQQYGFSMWLRQLGDVGALSSSNVAEQPHETSKPAQNLLKGYSQTTILDETVFTNMVERLKRCDSFVVDLETDSLDYMNAKIVGWVFLIDHDSFYIPVMHNYLDAPKQLNFSQVMDTLKPILEDASIGKVGQNLKYDAHVLANYQIELNGISDDTMVKSYVLNSVATRHNMDDLSEHYLNHQTISFSEVAGKGKKQITFNQVSLEVASPYACEDVIVTDLLNQVLDEHLAQYPKLVKLYQRIELPMVKVLLKIERNGVKLDVNSLSLQQLDVKAQMESIQAQTYEIAGEVFNLESPKQIQQILFSEDGLGLEPKKKTPKGAPSTNEEALKLLDHPLVDLILSYRTLTKLNSTYLEALPKQIDLNTKRLHTSYHQAVTATGRLSSSNPNLQNIPIRSELGARIRGAFVASEGCVIIAADYSQIELRIMAHISQDANLLNAFNHDQDVHSATASTMFKVAIDEVTKEQRRRAKAINFGLIYGMSAFGLAKQINVSRTEAKEYIDAYFENYPSVAQYMEDTRESAKIQGYVETVMGRRLYLPQINAKNKMLQQHALRTAINAPMQGSSADIIKKAMLDVHDWIGQDNADIRMIMQVHDELVFEVKADRAEEFTHKIQDLMENTYLLDIPLKVDVGVGSSWQEAH, encoded by the coding sequence ATGTCACACAAGCTAATATTACTAGATGGCTCGGCGTTTTTATTCCGAGCATACTTCTCTACATTGAAACAAAACTTAAGCAATCAAGAGGGATTCCCAACGGGTGCAATATTTGGCGTGGTTAATGCTGTTAAGCATCTGCAAAGGAAATTCCCTGAAGCAAAATTAATCGCTATTTTTGACGCAAAAGGCAAGAACTTTCGACATGACATATACCCTGAATATAAAGCGCACAGAAAGCCCGCTGATCAAGAGCTGATTATGCAAATTGAGCCTTTGTATGAGATCATTCGCGCCATGGGTTTTCATTTCATGTGTGTTCCTGGTGTAGAGGCTGATGATGTGATTGCAACCTTGAGTCGTTGCGCAGATCAAAATAATATAAAAACCGTTATTGCGAGCGGTGATAAGGATTTAATGCAGCTTGTGGGTGATAATATCTCTCAACTAGATATGACGGGGACTACTTATAATCGCGAAGGTGTGATTGAAAAAATGGGTGTTGCGCCTGAAAAGATTCTTGATTTATTAGCACTCACTGGCGATAGTGCGGATAATATTCCAGGTGTGCCAAGCGTTGGCCCAAAAACCGCCATTAAGTGGCTTGCGTCTTATCAAGATATTGATGGTATTAAAAACCATGCTGATGAAATCAAAGGTAAAGTAGGTGAAAAGTTACGAGATAATTTTGATTTATTAGACTTATCACATCGATTGGTGAGTTTGAAATTTGACGTGGATTTGCCGTGTAATATTTTAGAGAGCGAGCCTGGTGAAGATAGTGTTAAATTGGCTGATTTATATCAGCAGTATGGATTTTCTATGTGGCTCAGGCAATTAGGAGATGTAGGTGCGCTCTCTTCAAGCAATGTCGCTGAACAGCCTCATGAGACCTCAAAGCCTGCACAAAATCTTCTAAAAGGCTATTCACAAACTACCATTCTGGATGAAACGGTTTTTACCAATATGGTTGAGCGCTTAAAGCGATGTGACAGTTTTGTGGTTGATTTGGAAACCGATTCACTTGATTACATGAATGCAAAAATTGTGGGCTGGGTATTTTTAATTGACCATGACAGCTTCTACATTCCAGTCATGCATAATTATCTAGATGCGCCTAAGCAACTTAATTTTTCACAAGTTATGGATACTCTAAAACCTATTTTGGAAGATGCGAGTATTGGTAAAGTGGGGCAAAATCTTAAATATGATGCCCATGTTTTGGCCAATTATCAAATTGAGTTAAATGGTATTTCGGATGACACTATGGTGAAATCCTATGTGCTAAATTCAGTGGCAACCCGGCACAACATGGATGACTTGTCTGAGCACTATCTTAACCACCAAACCATTTCATTTTCTGAAGTGGCAGGTAAAGGAAAAAAGCAAATCACCTTTAATCAAGTTTCTCTAGAGGTTGCTAGCCCTTATGCCTGTGAAGATGTGATTGTGACAGATTTATTAAATCAAGTATTGGATGAGCATCTTGCTCAGTATCCCAAGCTGGTTAAGCTGTATCAGCGTATTGAATTACCTATGGTGAAAGTGCTGCTAAAAATTGAGCGCAACGGTGTCAAGCTCGATGTTAATTCATTGAGCCTTCAACAACTCGATGTTAAAGCGCAGATGGAAAGTATTCAAGCGCAGACTTACGAAATAGCAGGTGAGGTTTTTAACCTAGAGTCGCCTAAGCAAATTCAACAAATCCTATTTTCTGAGGATGGTTTGGGTCTTGAGCCTAAGAAGAAAACCCCAAAAGGCGCACCGTCAACTAATGAGGAGGCATTGAAGTTATTAGACCATCCTTTGGTTGATTTGATTTTAAGCTATCGAACTTTAACCAAGCTTAATTCTACCTATTTAGAGGCGTTGCCAAAACAGATAGACCTAAATACTAAGCGATTGCACACCTCTTATCATCAAGCAGTGACAGCGACAGGTCGCTTGTCCTCGTCCAATCCAAACCTGCAGAATATTCCTATTAGATCTGAGCTCGGTGCACGTATTCGTGGCGCCTTTGTTGCCAGTGAAGGTTGTGTAATCATTGCAGCGGACTATTCCCAAATTGAGCTTAGGATTATGGCACACATCTCACAGGATGCTAATTTATTAAATGCTTTTAATCATGATCAAGATGTCCACAGTGCAACAGCCTCTACCATGTTTAAAGTTGCTATTGATGAGGTAACTAAGGAGCAGCGTCGTCGAGCGAAGGCAATTAACTTTGGCCTGATTTATGGCATGAGCGCTTTCGGTTTAGCCAAACAAATTAATGTTTCACGTACTGAAGCTAAAGAATATATTGATGCCTATTTTGAGAACTACCCAAGCGTCGCTCAATACATGGAAGACACCAGAGAATCTGCCAAAATTCAAGGTTATGTTGAAACGGTCATGGGTAGAAGACTGTACCTGCCACAAATTAACGCCAAGAATAAAATGCTACAGCAACATGCATTAAGAACGGCTATCAACGCACCTATGCAAGGCTCAAGTGCCGATATTATTAAAAAAGCCATGCTTGATGTGCACGATTGGATTGGCCAAGATAATGCTGATATCAGGATGATCATGCAAGTGCACGATGAGCTGGTGTTTGAAGTGAAAGCTGATAGGGCTGAAGAGTTTACCCATAAAATACAAGACTTAATGGAGAACACTTACCTACTCGATATCCCTTTGAAGGTCGATGTAGGCGTTGGCAGCTCTTGGCAAGAAGCACACTAA
- the argS gene encoding arginine--tRNA ligase, translating into MKQQLQQLLTQALQALIDEGILQSAPSEIRLDHSKDKAQGDFASNIAMVLSKQAKCAPKILAEKIVDKLADASEINKIEIAGPGFINFFMSQGSNNQVLEDILAKGDKFGLSDIGQDQRVLLEFVSANPTGPLHVGHGRGAAYGATVSNLLRAVGFKVDNEYYVNDAGRQMDILATSVYLRFCDVKVFPDNGYKGDYIFDIARQVSGVEKHDIAKGVCKDEKEGGDKEKHIDALIVNCKKALGKDYFKIFRLAIDSILGGIKKDLSEFGIEYQQWFSEQSLVDSGLSKKTVEALQSSNHIYEKDGALWFKTTDFGDDLDRVVVRENGMHTYFASDIAYHLEKFERGYDKIINIWGSDHHGYIARVKASIAALGHNPKKLEILLVQFANLYRGGKKVAMSTRSGSFVTLEELRDEVGNDAARFFYILRKSEQHMDFDLDLAKSKTNENPVFYIQYAHARICSVLKQAQSKDETPAELSRLTSDMEIALIKELNRYKGVLQSSALNYEPHVLAHYLRDLAGEFHSYYNNSEFLVDEAELRSTRLLLISAVKQVLVNGLSILGVSAPQSM; encoded by the coding sequence ATGAAGCAACAACTACAACAGCTATTAACCCAAGCATTGCAAGCATTGATCGATGAGGGCATCTTACAGAGTGCGCCAAGCGAGATTCGATTGGATCATTCTAAAGACAAAGCTCAAGGAGATTTTGCTTCTAATATTGCTATGGTTCTGTCTAAACAAGCTAAATGCGCACCCAAAATTTTGGCTGAAAAAATTGTCGACAAGCTGGCCGATGCTAGTGAGATTAACAAAATTGAAATTGCAGGACCCGGTTTTATTAACTTTTTTATGTCTCAAGGATCAAATAATCAAGTACTTGAAGATATTCTTGCCAAAGGCGATAAATTTGGTTTATCTGATATTGGCCAAGATCAACGAGTATTACTTGAATTTGTTTCAGCCAATCCAACGGGACCGCTGCATGTAGGTCATGGCCGAGGTGCTGCCTATGGTGCGACGGTGTCAAATCTTTTGCGTGCGGTCGGATTTAAAGTGGATAACGAGTATTACGTCAATGACGCTGGACGACAAATGGATATCTTAGCGACCTCTGTTTATTTACGTTTTTGCGACGTTAAGGTGTTTCCTGATAACGGCTATAAAGGTGACTATATTTTTGATATTGCCAGGCAAGTTAGCGGTGTAGAAAAGCACGATATCGCCAAAGGTGTTTGTAAAGATGAAAAAGAAGGTGGCGACAAAGAAAAACATATTGATGCACTTATTGTGAATTGCAAAAAAGCACTCGGAAAAGATTATTTCAAAATCTTTAGGTTAGCAATTGATAGCATTTTAGGTGGCATAAAAAAAGACTTGTCTGAATTTGGTATCGAATATCAACAGTGGTTTTCAGAGCAATCTTTGGTCGATTCAGGCCTATCTAAAAAGACAGTGGAAGCTTTACAAAGCTCAAACCATATTTATGAAAAAGACGGCGCCTTGTGGTTTAAAACCACGGATTTTGGCGATGATTTAGATCGCGTAGTCGTGCGAGAAAATGGCATGCATACTTACTTTGCTTCAGACATTGCCTATCATTTAGAGAAGTTTGAACGCGGTTATGACAAAATAATTAACATCTGGGGTTCAGACCATCATGGTTATATTGCCAGAGTTAAAGCTTCTATTGCTGCGCTCGGTCACAATCCAAAAAAGCTAGAAATATTGTTGGTGCAATTTGCCAATTTATATCGTGGCGGTAAAAAGGTTGCCATGTCAACGCGGAGCGGTTCATTTGTAACATTGGAAGAATTACGCGATGAAGTCGGCAACGACGCAGCACGTTTTTTCTACATCTTGAGAAAATCAGAGCAGCATATGGATTTCGACCTAGACTTGGCTAAATCTAAAACCAATGAAAATCCTGTATTTTATATTCAATATGCCCATGCTCGAATTTGTTCGGTACTTAAACAAGCCCAATCAAAGGATGAGACGCCTGCTGAATTGTCTCGATTAACGAGTGATATGGAAATTGCTTTGATTAAAGAATTGAATCGCTACAAGGGTGTATTACAATCCAGCGCGCTCAATTATGAGCCTCATGTTTTGGCTCACTATTTAAGAGATCTAGCGGGCGAATTTCATAGTTATTATAATAATAGTGAATTTTTAGTGGACGAAGCTGAGCTGCGCTCAACCAGGCTGTTATTAATTAGTGCTGTAAAACAAGTACTGGTTAATGGTTTAAGTATTTTAGGCGTTAGTGCGCCACAATCTATGTAG
- a CDS encoding UvrD-helicase domain-containing protein — translation MDDQTQRSQALDTSSSFLIQAPAGSGKTELLTQRYLKLLSISESPESVLAMTFTKKAVSELKARVIDALKSAAGDRPTQAHKQTTYDLALAVLEQSSVNGWDLISMPQRLKISTIDGLSNLITSRYPQPQNWVNRQIITQIWQQDNLYLQAAKQTLLSIDDKEFGDCISSTLLYLDNNVNRFYQLVTTMLKKRDQWLKKLYLQDTLNIQNLENSAATIINRHLEHLLTQAQQHFNTEFFTALSDNTQPEISSLNELPCASVNDLPKWKNLANLCLTATGDCRKQLTKANGFPVDLKTQKQTVLETLTDLSAQTALCALLRDVNKLPDVKFDTTQVQALDDIAQVLKIAVAQLNILFNEQQVTDFIQVALDADQALSQNETSDIALFLDYKIQHLLIDEFQDTSSTQFSLIEKLIANWQPDDNKTLFLVGDPMQSIYLFRQSQVGLFLQVRAQGIANIRPDFLQLTTNFRSTKAVVEANNEIFSKIFPQQEDAYLGAISYSPSIAANQNNDPAIQMHTCAYKEDEQEAQIVLDIIQSNPNKQIAVLVRSRSHLKYIAPSLKNAGIEFESLKTTPLKEAPFSKDLLSLTRALLHLGDKTAWLGLLRSPWCGLLLEDLLALSQNEEQVILEVISNQQGLKNLSADGQKRAQHVASALEQAIGQRARFSFVQTLEFALYQLMPKASLSVKESMIKDQFMKIIHECELQQQLNIKTINQMLAELYAPSVRSRVQLMTIHESKGLEFDWVIMPGLGKSSKSNQSPIIHLQESSNQSLLLAPMKSYVQSKDSATYDYLKYVESQQSNNETLRLLYVAMTRAKQSVHLLGTLNKSNKAGKNTLLSLLATKFQYQFDQVSPTTIQADQVLIKAPELLRYKKLPDYQQLEDHAHEKIDFQLSVEVQFKSLMGTLLHQYFEQEQFSTDQASIKLRLIEAGFAQHQLDQQLAAVMHMIQNTQSDPQFEWLFKARESTQVEAEFVIDDQSIVIDRYFIDNDILWIIDFKTAAQAECESIEQFIQRQKIAHSKQLLFYKEVLAKIYEYEIKCALYCPSVQKIIEIDSKI, via the coding sequence ATGGATGACCAAACACAAAGATCTCAAGCCCTAGATACGAGCAGCTCTTTTCTTATTCAAGCGCCTGCGGGCTCGGGCAAAACTGAGCTACTCACGCAGCGTTATTTAAAACTCTTATCCATTAGTGAATCGCCTGAAAGCGTACTGGCGATGACGTTTACAAAAAAAGCGGTCAGTGAGCTTAAGGCTAGGGTTATTGACGCACTTAAATCTGCAGCTGGCGATCGCCCGACACAGGCGCACAAACAAACAACCTATGATTTGGCCTTAGCAGTCCTAGAGCAATCAAGCGTAAATGGTTGGGATCTGATCAGTATGCCTCAACGGCTCAAAATCTCAACCATTGATGGTTTATCTAATTTAATTACAAGTCGATACCCTCAGCCCCAAAATTGGGTTAATAGGCAAATTATTACCCAGATTTGGCAACAAGATAATTTGTATTTGCAGGCAGCCAAGCAAACATTACTGAGTATAGATGACAAGGAGTTTGGTGATTGTATAAGCAGTACTTTGTTGTATCTAGATAATAATGTGAATCGTTTTTATCAGCTAGTCACCACTATGCTAAAAAAACGCGATCAATGGCTAAAAAAACTCTATTTGCAAGACACTTTAAATATTCAAAATTTAGAAAATAGTGCAGCGACTATTATTAATCGACATTTAGAGCATTTATTAACCCAAGCTCAGCAACATTTTAATACTGAGTTTTTTACCGCATTGAGTGATAATACTCAGCCTGAAATCTCTAGTCTTAATGAGTTGCCTTGTGCCAGTGTCAATGACTTGCCCAAATGGAAAAATCTGGCTAATTTGTGTCTCACTGCAACCGGTGATTGTCGCAAGCAACTTACCAAGGCCAACGGCTTTCCAGTAGATTTAAAAACTCAAAAGCAAACTGTACTTGAAACATTGACAGATTTGTCAGCTCAAACAGCTTTGTGCGCATTATTACGCGACGTTAACAAGTTGCCTGATGTAAAGTTTGATACCACGCAAGTTCAAGCACTAGATGATATCGCCCAAGTCTTAAAAATTGCAGTTGCACAGCTAAATATTTTATTTAACGAACAACAAGTCACCGATTTTATTCAAGTAGCACTGGATGCTGATCAGGCGTTGAGCCAAAATGAAACCAGCGATATTGCGCTATTTTTAGATTATAAAATACAACACTTGTTAATTGATGAATTTCAAGACACCTCAAGTACGCAGTTTTCACTGATTGAAAAATTGATTGCGAACTGGCAGCCAGACGACAATAAAACTTTGTTTTTAGTGGGCGATCCCATGCAGTCTATTTACTTATTTAGACAGTCCCAGGTGGGTTTGTTTTTGCAAGTACGCGCCCAAGGTATTGCCAATATTAGACCTGATTTTTTGCAATTAACGACTAATTTTCGTTCTACAAAAGCAGTGGTCGAAGCCAATAACGAGATTTTTTCTAAAATTTTTCCTCAACAAGAGGATGCGTACTTAGGTGCTATTAGCTATTCGCCTTCTATCGCGGCTAATCAAAACAATGATCCAGCCATTCAAATGCATACTTGTGCTTACAAAGAAGATGAACAGGAGGCGCAAATTGTTTTGGATATTATCCAAAGCAACCCCAATAAGCAGATTGCTGTTTTGGTCAGAAGTCGCTCCCATTTAAAGTATATTGCGCCCAGTTTAAAAAATGCAGGGATTGAGTTTGAATCTTTAAAAACCACGCCGCTTAAAGAGGCGCCATTCAGTAAAGACTTATTAAGTCTAACGCGTGCTTTACTTCACCTGGGCGATAAAACAGCCTGGCTTGGTCTGTTACGCTCGCCTTGGTGTGGATTATTATTAGAAGACTTATTGGCTTTATCGCAAAATGAAGAACAGGTTATCTTAGAAGTTATTAGCAACCAACAAGGGTTAAAAAATTTGAGTGCAGATGGTCAAAAACGCGCACAACATGTTGCCAGTGCTTTAGAGCAAGCCATTGGACAGCGTGCAAGATTTAGCTTTGTTCAAACGCTTGAATTTGCACTTTATCAACTCATGCCAAAAGCGAGTTTATCGGTTAAAGAGTCGATGATTAAAGATCAATTTATGAAAATTATTCATGAATGTGAATTACAACAACAGCTAAATATCAAAACTATTAATCAAATGCTAGCGGAGCTTTACGCACCTAGTGTTCGATCCCGTGTTCAGCTAATGACCATTCATGAATCCAAAGGCTTAGAGTTTGATTGGGTGATTATGCCTGGACTGGGTAAATCTTCAAAGAGTAATCAGTCGCCTATTATTCACTTACAAGAATCTAGCAACCAGTCTTTGTTATTGGCACCGATGAAATCTTACGTGCAGTCTAAGGATAGCGCAACGTATGATTATCTTAAATATGTAGAATCTCAGCAGAGTAATAATGAAACCCTGCGTCTATTGTATGTGGCGATGACTAGAGCCAAACAGTCAGTGCATTTGCTAGGCACTTTAAATAAAAGTAATAAAGCGGGCAAAAATACTTTGCTATCTTTATTGGCGACTAAATTTCAATATCAGTTTGACCAAGTTAGCCCAACAACAATACAAGCTGACCAAGTATTAATAAAAGCGCCAGAATTATTGCGTTATAAGAAATTGCCAGATTATCAACAACTGGAAGATCATGCACATGAAAAGATTGATTTTCAGTTGAGTGTCGAAGTTCAGTTTAAAAGTTTGATGGGCACATTGCTGCATCAATATTTTGAGCAGGAGCAATTTTCAACTGATCAAGCCAGTATTAAGTTACGTTTAATTGAGGCAGGATTTGCCCAGCATCAGCTAGATCAGCAGTTAGCAGCTGTCATGCATATGATTCAAAATACTCAAAGCGATCCTCAGTTTGAGTGGCTATTTAAAGCTCGAGAATCCACTCAAGTTGAGGCTGAGTTTGTTATTGACGATCAGAGTATTGTTATTGATCGATATTTCATCGATAATGATATTTTATGGATTATTGATTTTAAAACTGCCGCCCAAGCAGAGTGCGAATCAATCGAGCAATTTATCCAACGACAAAAAATTGCGCATTCAAAGCAACTGTTATTTTATAAAGAAGTGCTCGCTAAGATCTATGAGTATGAAATCAAATGCGCTTTATACTGCCCTAGCGTACAAAAAATTATAGAAATTGACTCTAAAATTTAG